The following proteins are encoded in a genomic region of Oryctolagus cuniculus chromosome 13, mOryCun1.1, whole genome shotgun sequence:
- the IL10 gene encoding interleukin-10 isoform X1, which yields MLSSALLCCLVFLGGTGASRGQDTPAENSCIHFPGGLPHMLRELRAAFGRVKTFFQSKDQLNSMLLTESLLEDLKGYLGCQALSEMIQFYLKDVMPQAENHSPAIREHVNSLGENLKTLRLRLRQCHRFLPCENKSKAVEQVKSAFSKLQEEGVYKAMSRARESSIHWFTPQIPVKTGAGPCRSQENSIRVSRTGSMD from the exons atgctcagctcagctctgctatGTTGCCTGGTCTTCCTGGGTGGGACAGGGGCCAGCCGAGGCCAGGACACCCCTGCTGAGAACAGCTGCATTCACTTTCCAGGCGGCCTGCCCCACATGCTCCGCGAGCTCCGTGCTGCCTTTGGCAGGGTGAAGACTTTCTTT CAATCGAAGGATCAGCTGAACAGCATGTTGTTAACCGAGTCCCTGCTGGAGGACCTTAAG GGTTACCTGGGATGCCAAGCCTTGTCGGAGATGATCCAGTTTTACCTGAAGGACGTGATGCCACAAGCTGAGAACCACAGTCCAGCCATCAGGGAGCACGTGAACTCCCTGGGGGAAAACCTGAAGACCCTCAGGCTGAGGCTGCGGCAATGT CACCGATTTCTCCCCTGTGAAAACAAGAGCAAGGCAGTGGAGCAGGTGAAGAGCGCCTTCAGCAAG CTGCAAGAGGAAGGCGTCTACAAAGCCATGA gcagagcaagggaatcttccatccactggttcactcctcaaatacctgtaaaaactggagctgggccatgtaGAAGCCAggagaactccatccgggtctcccgtacGGGTAGCATGGACTGA
- the IL10 gene encoding interleukin-10 isoform X2, with translation MLSSALLCCLVFLGGTGASRGQDTPAENSCIHFPGGLPHMLRELRAAFGRVKTFFQSKDQLNSMLLTESLLEDLKGYLGCQALSEMIQFYLKDVMPQAENHSPAIREHVNSLGENLKTLRLRLRQCHRFLPCENKSKAVEQVKSAFSKAEQGNLPSTGSLLKYL, from the exons atgctcagctcagctctgctatGTTGCCTGGTCTTCCTGGGTGGGACAGGGGCCAGCCGAGGCCAGGACACCCCTGCTGAGAACAGCTGCATTCACTTTCCAGGCGGCCTGCCCCACATGCTCCGCGAGCTCCGTGCTGCCTTTGGCAGGGTGAAGACTTTCTTT CAATCGAAGGATCAGCTGAACAGCATGTTGTTAACCGAGTCCCTGCTGGAGGACCTTAAG GGTTACCTGGGATGCCAAGCCTTGTCGGAGATGATCCAGTTTTACCTGAAGGACGTGATGCCACAAGCTGAGAACCACAGTCCAGCCATCAGGGAGCACGTGAACTCCCTGGGGGAAAACCTGAAGACCCTCAGGCTGAGGCTGCGGCAATGT CACCGATTTCTCCCCTGTGAAAACAAGAGCAAGGCAGTGGAGCAGGTGAAGAGCGCCTTCAGCAAG gcagagcaagggaatcttccatccactggttcactcctcaaatacctgtaa
- the IL10 gene encoding interleukin-10 precursor (The RefSeq protein has 2 substitutions compared to this genomic sequence), giving the protein MXSSAXLCCLVFLGGTGASRGQDTPAENSCIHFPGGLPHMLRELRAAFGRVKTFFQSKDQLNSMLLTESLLEDLKGYLGCQALSEMIQFYLKDVMPQAENHSPAIREHVNSLGENLKTLRLRLRQCHRFLPCENKSKAVEQVKSAFSKLQEEGVYKAMSEFDIFINYIETYMTMKIKS; this is encoded by the exons atgctcagctcagctctgctatGTTGCCTGGTCTTCCTGGGTGGGACAGGGGCCAGCCGAGGCCAGGACACCCCTGCTGAGAACAGCTGCATTCACTTTCCAGGCGGCCTGCCCCACATGCTCCGCGAGCTCCGTGCTGCCTTTGGCAGGGTGAAGACTTTCTTT CAATCGAAGGATCAGCTGAACAGCATGTTGTTAACCGAGTCCCTGCTGGAGGACCTTAAG GGTTACCTGGGATGCCAAGCCTTGTCGGAGATGATCCAGTTTTACCTGAAGGACGTGATGCCACAAGCTGAGAACCACAGTCCAGCCATCAGGGAGCACGTGAACTCCCTGGGGGAAAACCTGAAGACCCTCAGGCTGAGGCTGCGGCAATGT CACCGATTTCTCCCCTGTGAAAACAAGAGCAAGGCAGTGGAGCAGGTGAAGAGCGCCTTCAGCAAG CTGCAAGAGGAAGGCGTCTACAAAGCCATGAGTGAGTTTGACATCTTCATCAACTACATAGAAACCTACATGACAATGAAGATAAAAAGCTAA